Sequence from the Longimicrobiaceae bacterium genome:
GCAGGTGCGCGCGGTGCCGGGGCGGGGGATCGGGTACGGGGTGCTGCGCTACCTGGGGGAAGAGGGGGAGGTGGAGGACGCGGCGGCCGAGGTGAGCTTCAACTACCTGGGCCAGCTGGACCAGGCCCTGGCGGCGGACTCCCCCTTCGTCGCCGCTCCCGAGTCCCCCGGGCCGATCCACTCGGAGCTGGGCGTCCGGGCGCACCTAGTCGGGGTGGAGTCGCGGGTGGCGGGCGGCCGGCTGCAGGTGGCCTTCGAGTACTCGGAGAACGTCCACGAGCGCGCCACCATCGAGGGCCTGGCGCGGCGCTACCTGGAGGCGCTGCGCGCCCTGATCGACCACTGCGCGAGCCCCGGCGCGGTCGGCTACACCCCCTCCGACTTCCCGGAGGCCGAACTCGACCAGGAGGAGCTGGACGCCTTCCTGGCGAGCCTCCTTTAAGCCCGCACCCGCCGAAGATCCGTGGAAAAGCGCGAGATCGAGGACATCTACAGGCTGACGCCCACCCAGGAGGGGATCCTGGTCCACTGCCTCCACGCCGGTGAGCCGGGGATGTATGTGGACCAGCTCCACTCCCGGCTCCGCGGCCCGATGGACCGGGAGGTCCTGCGCCGCGCCTGGCAGGAGGTGCTCGACCGGC
This genomic interval carries:
- a CDS encoding condensation domain-containing protein, encoding QVRAVPGRGIGYGVLRYLGEEGEVEDAAAEVSFNYLGQLDQALAADSPFVAAPESPGPIHSELGVRAHLVGVESRVAGGRLQVAFEYSENVHERATIEGLARRYLEALRALIDHCASPGAVGYTPSDFPEAELDQEELDAFLASLL